In Parafrankia irregularis, the sequence GTCCTCCGACCCGAGAGTCACCTTGAACGTCATCTCGGCGCCGCTGTTCCCGCTGCCCGACGAATCGTTCCCGCCCGGATTGGCCGACGTCTTCACCGATGCGCTGAGAAACTTGCTCAGGTCGCCGTCCTCCCAGGCCCGGCGACCGCCGAGCTGCTGCTTGGCCTTGTCCGCCTTGTGCCATAGCTCGAGGAATTCGGTGGCCTTTCCCTCCCCTCGGGTGGGTACCAGCTCGTCGAGACGGGCCCTGACCGTGGCGGGCACGGGCTTACGCGCGCCGCTGGTGACCACCTGCCTGGCCAGGTTCTCGGCCGGCTGGCCGGCGGCGAGCAGGTAGGCGTCGGCGATCGCGGCCTTCAACCAGTAGAAGACCCTCAGCGTGAGGTTGTCACCGCCGAGCTGCGGGTGACCGGTGGTGCCGAGCACCTCGGGCGTGAGCCGGTAGCGGCGCCCGATCAGCCGGTCGTCGTCCGCACCGACGGGTATCTCGGTGAGCCGGACGCCGATGAGGGCGATGTCGGTCGTGCCACCGCCGATGTCGACGACGAGGATGGTTCGCTGCCACCGCTTCTCGCCGTTCGGGCCGTCGGGCAGCCGTCGGGAACGGCCGCGCAGTGCCTCGACGCCGATCCCGGAGGCCGAGCCGATCCCGAGCATGACGAAGTACAGTGCCGCCGCGATCCCCTCGTCGACGTCGATCGGTGGGATCTCGACGTCTGGCATCGCCTTCAGGGCAAGCTCGCGGAGCCGTTCGCGGGCGGCCGGCGGAGTCACCGTCGGGCACAGCAGAAACACCCGGCGCAGGGCCAGTGGTTCGCCGGTGTCGGGATTCTCCTCGAGGCGCTGCTGGGCCTCGCCGTAGAGGTGTTTGAAGACCTGGCCGAGCAGATCGTCCGTCTGCGCCGTCCTCGCGGCCTCCGGCAGGTCGCCGCGCGCGCGGAACTCCCGGAGTGTGGACAGGGGCCGAGGCACGGTGATGCTCGGGAACTCGCGCTTGAGGCTGCGGACGCTGCCTTCGATCTTCCCTCCGTCTTTGGGCGGCTGGTCTCGGAGCTCCATCCGCACTGTGAGTGGATCGAACGTGACGACGTGGACCATGCTGGAAAGCGCGGTGACCGAGCTCTCCTCCGGGGCGCTGAACCGCACCGACTGGAGGCCGTTCGCTTGCAGGGGCGGGACGGCGTAGGCGTCGCGCAGGGCCTGGTCGAGCCGCCGGTGCAGCTCACGCGGAGCCCGGCGCCCGTGGCAGGCGACCTCCAACGGGCCGAGAACCGCGTGGAGCACCTCCAGGTTGCCGCTGTCCAGCTGGGCCGCGATCTCGTCGAGGGTGCGCTGGTCTCCGGTCCGCCGGAACACCTCGGCGGGCACGCCGCCGAGCAGTTTGGCCCATTCGTCCTGGGTATCGGTGAGCGGCACACGCAACAGGCCGGCCAGCGCCCTGGCGAGCGCACGGGCCTGCTCGGGGTCCAGCGGGTCCTGCAGATCGACCCTTGGCTTGTAACGGAGCGTGATCGCAGTGGTCGTCGTGCCGAAGTCGAAAACGGCGAAGCCGGTGTACTCCCTGGCCGGCGGGTCCGCGGTCGCGGCGCTCGGCTCCAGCGTGACCAGCAGGACCGTCTCGTTCACGGCCGGGGAGGACCACGTCACGGCGACCGTCGCCGCCGCGGTGATCAGCTCGCCGGGGACCCGAATTCCCGGGTTGGTCAGCACGGTGACGGCGGCCGCGGGATGGCCGGCGTCGACGAGCCGCAACCAGTTGCCGCGCAACCACTCTGCGAGCGGCTCGGCCTGCGGGTCGTCGACGGACAGCTCGGCCTGGATTTTCGGCAGTGCCCGCCCGGGCACCAGCAGCTGCATGGTGACCTCGGGCAGGCCGTAGGTGCCGCCGAGGATCGGGTCAGGAGAGGCCGTGTAGGTGTTCGCGCCCTGCAGTGTGACGCGCGGATCAGTGCTCCGCGTGATGAGCTCGAAGTCAGCCATGGTCCGGTTCCGTTCCGTCCGTGGGGGTTCAGCGGTAGTCGTCGTCGGGGTCGTCCCCGGGGGCGGCGGCGAGCTCGTGCTCGGTCGGGAGCGCCCGGATCAACTTGTCGATCTCCAGGGTGAGCTGTTGGGAGATCTCCGCGGCGAGCTCGATCACCTCGCCCTGGACGATGTCGCGGACGGCCGTGATGGCCTCGGTCCGGCGCCGGAGCACGGTTGTGAGGTGGCGGCGTGTCGCGCTGCCGGCCGGGTCACCCTCGTACCCCGGGTTCCAGGGCAGGGCATGGGGGCCTGGTGGGAAGGGAGCCGCGTCGGCCGGCTCCCTTCCCGCCGGCGTGACCGGGCCGGTGCCCGCGAGCCGGGCGCGTGCCGCGTCGGTCAGGCCTGACGGCGGCCCCGCGGCCGGGTCGTGACCGACGAGGCGCGTGCCGGTGAGCCGCTCGAGCTGGCCGAGCCGCTCGGGGCTGAGCGCCGTGGCGAGGACACCCAGGATGCCGGGGTCGGCGAGGGCCGCGGCGAGCGGGGTGAACAACCGGCTTCGTTCGGCCCGTTCCCACCCGTCCACGGCGTCGAAGACCTCCTTGTGGTACCGCTCGACAAGCCTGCTGGCCGACAGGCCGAACCGTCTGGTCAACGCCTGGGTGGACAGCGCGATCGCCGGCCGTTCGCCGGGCGGGGTCTCCTGTTGCGCGCGCACCGCGAAGCCCGTGTCCTCCCAGCTCAGTTCCTGGGCGAACTCGGGCCAGAAGGGCCAGCGGCGCACCTCCTCGAGGGCGTCCTCGGCGGCCCGGTCGAGCAGCGCCGCCAGCGGCGCCGTGGCGGTGCCCGGCGCCGAGGGCTCTGACCGACCGGCGTATCGGAGGCTGTCGGCACCGCCACGGAGTTCCCTCGCGGCGTCGCGCAGTTCCTCGACCAGGGTGAGCACAGCCTCCTGGGCGGCGTTGGCATCCGGGCTGCCCTGGGCGTCGAGGCGAGCGACCTCCCAGTCGTGCTCGGTGAGCGCCGCATGCACGGCGGCGGCCGCGGTGTTCAGCTGGTCGAGCCGGTTCGCCAGCCCGTTCGTGCGCACATGGCTGGTCACCAGGCTGCGCAGCGCCGAGATGCCGCAGTCACGGGCGTACTCGGTCAGGGCTTCGCGCACATCGCGGGCCGCGGCGCTGTAGGGATCGCCGTCCGCGAGCCGTTCGGCCACGACCGCCCAGGCACCTGGTTCCGCCTGTGGCACCTTCTCGAGGTGCCGGCCCACAGACTGCATGGCTGGCAGCGTGGAGACGAGCGCCAACCGGTCCAGTCGGTGGCCCTTGTCGATCCGGGCTCCGGTCAGGCTCTCCGCGACGACGCACACCCCGTGCAGCCGGCTGACTCCGCCGAAGAGCGTCTGCAGCGTCAGCGGGCCGTCACCCGCCGGGGCCTTGACGTCCTCGAACCAGGTCGCCACGACGATGGGCGCACGCGCGACCTGGCCCGCGGGCATACCCAGCTTGCGCAGAAGCGCGTAGAACTCCAGCGACGCCGGCGCCGCCGGCTTGCGGGTGTCGACGAAGTTCAGGAAGGTCTCGATCCCCTCGCCGCCCAGCCCGCTGACGAACAGGTCGCGGTGCTGGGTGTGCTGGGCGTTGAACCCGGGGAAGTCCCGGATCTGCAGATCCACCGCGCCGAGCAGGCCGGGCAGCGGCCAGTTCTCCGGATCGGCCTCGACGGTCGCCCGCAGCTCACGGACCAGCGAGAACGCCTCCAGCAGATGGTTCTCCTGGAGGTCCGCGACCGGGTCGGCCAGGTTGCTCGCCGGGGTGGCCGGGGCCGGCGCCGGCTCGGGGAAGTCCAGCGGTGGGGCCGCGGGCAGCGGCAGGCGGACCCCGGCGCTGACCAGTCCGGGCTTGATGGTGCGCCGCCGGCCCAGCAGGTTGGCCGCCCGCGCCTGCGCGTCGCGCAGCATGACCAGTTCCATGGCGATCTGCTTGATCGTCACATCGCCGGCCTGGTCGGCCCAGAGCCGCTTGCGGCACCAGGCGTTGAACCGCCCCCACCCGTCGGTGACCGGGCAGTAGTCGGCGAGTTCCTGCTGGGCGCCCAGCGCCGGGTTCTCCTCGGTCGCCCGCGTGACGAGCTTGCCGAGTACGTGGTCGGCGCAGCGCACGAACTCGTCGTGGCTCATGAAATGGACCTCGGCATGGACGATCCGGGTCGACGAACCGGCCGGCGCGGCGTGGAGGCGCAGGACGGTCACGTTGCCGGTCGTCGGATTCTCACTGCTCTCCAGCAGCAGCGGGACGCCGAGCAGCACGCTGAGGACCGTCGACTTCAACGAGTTGTACTCGCCGACCGCACCCAGCACGATCGGCGCGTCGATCTTCCCGGTGAGCGTGTTCAGCTGGCCGAGCAGCCGGCTCCGGATCTCCGCGAGCGCGGGCGATGATCGATCGAGGCAGGCGTCGTGCCGGGCCTTCGCCTTCTCCGCCTCACCGCGCAACCGCGCGATTTCGTCCTCGTACACGATGCGTGTTCTCCCCCCAGAGGTCGGCGCCGCGACCGGGCGCAGAGTGTTGGTTGTGCGTTCATTGCGGCGGTGGCGGTGGCGGTGGCGTGCCGCCGCCGGCGTTCGCCTTCTGGCCGTTCGACGCCGAGTGACCGGAGCCGAACGACGAAGCGCCCGCAGACGGGTTCGAACCGTTTCCGCCCGGATGGTTGGATCCGTTGGAGCCGTTGGAGCCGTTCGACCGGATCCACCGGGACGAGAACTCAGGGGAATCGCCGCGCAGCCAGAGCGCGAGCCGGTCGCGGCCCATCGCCACCGAGACCCGGGCCCACGCATGGCGCAGGTCACGAGTCAGGCCGTCGCGGTAGCGGCGTTCCTTGTCCTCTTCGACGTCGCGCCAGCTGGCCCGCGCCTCACGACGCTCGACGATCTCGTCGTAGGTGGATCGGCGTGTGACCAGCTTCGTGAGCAGCGGCAGCAGGTCCGCGCCAAGCAGCACCCCGCGCAGCACCCACGGCCACTGCCGGACCTCGGGATGCGCGGCCAGCACCCGCCTGAGCGCGACCTCCCGGGCAGTGAAGCCACGGTCGTCGCGGATCGCGTCCGCTTCGGCCTGGGTGAGCGTCGGCAGGTTCTCCGGCTTCAGGGCCTCGGCCTTGCGGGTCTGTGCTGCCACCAGGCTGCCGTTGAGCGGCTCGTAGACGTCTTTCGCCGCGTCGTAGACCGCCCAGTCCGCGGCTGCCTTGTCACCGGGAGGGGTGTTGTGGTCGGCGGTGGTGAGCTTGTCGTTCTGGTCTTTCCAGGTCTGGAAGGCGTCTTCCATGCGCTTCTTGGCGTCCGCGACCGGCCGATTGAGCGCCGTGATCTCTTTGTCGATCTTCTCGACCTCGAGGTCGCGCTTGTGCACGCGCGCTTCGTCCAGGTGCAGCTCGACGACCGACACCAGCTCACGTTTGATCTCCGGGGCGAAGACCAGCATGAGCATCGCTTCCGCGACCAGGTAGGCCATGCCGAGGGCGATGGCCAGCCGAAGGCCATAGCGGACAATCCGCCTCCACAGGGCCGAGAATCCGCCACCGGTCCGCTTCACCTCGGAGACGATCATCCGGTCGAGCAGGAAGACGAACGTGCCCCAGCCGAGGCTCACGGGTAACAGCCACAGGTGGAACGCGAGCACCGTTGACAGGAAGGCGAGGCAGACGGCCGCGGCGACGGCTCCGACCATGAGCAGCATCAGGCCGTAACCCGCGTAGCGCGTGCGCAACTCCGGCGTGACGAGCGCTGCCGGATCTGCGCCCGCGCACCAGAGCAGTGCCCGCGTCGGCCATTTCGGCGGTGGCAGGTCATCGTCGCCGCCTGGCGGCATCGCACCGCCAGGCGGTGATTCAGTCACCGGTGCCGCCTCGCGGTCCACCGGATGGCGCGCGAAAATCGCCACCTGAACCGGGCCATGGTCTACCCCCCGTATTCCGAGGCCCATCAGAGGTTTCGTGTCGACCGTATCGACCTCTGTTCATTGCGTCTAGCATCCTTCGAGCTTTCACAACGGAATGCGGAACGGGGCACAATGGCCGCCCCAGATGTTCGCCTGAGGGGGCGCGATGTTCAGCAGATCATCGGTGGCCGGACCGTCCGCCGATGAAACGAAGGGGGACGCCGCCGCGGTGGTCCTGTTGGCTGCTGCGGGGTTTGATCCTGCGATCCGTCTGGGGTGGAGGCCACACCAGGTCCGTGCGGGTCCGGGTTTCGCGCCTCGTCGGCTCTTCTTGTTGCAGCCACCCTAGAGAGACGGTGGCGACGTGGTATAGCGTTGCCCGTCTCCAGTTGAGGAAATTACGGAGGGCGACAATCAATCACGCGGCGTCGTCCCGGATCGGCGCGGGCGGGCGGTCACGGCGCCCGGCCTTTCACTTGCTCTTTGTCCAATGGAGTGGGGCCGCGCCAGCCTTGAATCGTCTCAACGGCCAGCAAAAATGCACTGATCTACCCAAGTGCGACCGTATGCTCATTTCTGTGAGCCAACCGGATCTTGAATGGTCCACCCCGCTGGGCGGCGAGCTGCGCGCGCGGCGGGAGGCTGCCGGCCTGAGCCTGCAGGGCCTCGCCGTGCGCAGTGGTTACAGCCGGTCGTACCTGAGTCGCGTCGAGACCAGCAGACGGGCGGCGACGCCCGCTGTCACCCGGACCTACACCGAGCTGGTCCCGGCCGGTCCGGCCCCGACGCCGCGGCACGCCTCGCAGTCACCCCCGGGGCGTGCGGCCGGCCCGGAACTCGGTGTCACCTGGTTCGGCTCCGAGGTGCGTCGCCTGCGCATGGCGACGGGCAAGTCCCTGACGGCCCTCGGATCCGAGGTCTACCTGTCGCGTTCCCATCTCAGCAAGATCGAGCAGGGCGACCGCCGTGCGAGCTATCCGCTCGCGCGCTCCCTCGACACGGCTCTTGCCGCCCAGGGCCGGCTGACGAGGCTCTACCTCGAGGAATGCGCGCGGACCGTCCCGGTCGCCCCGGACACGGACATTCTCACCCGCAGCGGACGGGACCGCGTAGAGGCTGGAGATCCGGACCCTGCCGAGCGCGCGGCAGCGGCGGCGGAGCGACTGGAGACCCTGCGGACACGCAGCCACCAGGTGGGTCCGTACTCCGTCCTGCACGACCTCGGCGCCGGCGTCATCGACCTGCACGCCGCTGCCGGAGACGGCCGGGGCGCGGCCAGCCCGGTGTGGGCGGTGCTGCTTCGCTACGCCGAACTGCTCGGCTGGACGGCTCAGGAGACCGGGCACGACGCGACGGCTCTGCGCTGGACGCGAACGGTCGCGGACTGGGCGCGCGCCCTGGGCGACGCCGACGCGCTCGGGTACGCCCTGATCCGGCAGTCACAGGTCGCTCGGCGACGCGGCGACGCGGAAGCGGCCGTCGGCCTCGCTCGACGGGCGGGCGCGCTGCCCGGGATCTCGCCACGCGTCATGCTGTTCGCCACGCAGCGCGAGGCGCAGGCCTGCGCGCTCGCTCGGGACGACGCCGCTTTCCACCAGGCTCTCGACCGTTACTACGCGCTGGTCGACATGCCTTCACTCGACGCGCCCGCCCTGGATCCGGCGACGCGGTGGGGACCCGCGCCGGATCCGTTGTTCGAGCGCTCCCAGCTGTTCGAGGCGACGTGCCTGGTGGACCTCGCCGACTTCCGCACGGCGGCGGCACTGTTCGACCGAGGCATGGCCACGCTCGGCCCGCTGCGCTCGGGTTACGCCCGCCTGGCAGTCCGGCAGGCCATCGCCTACGCGCATCTCGGCGAACCCGACCATGCCAGCGACGTCATGCACGGCGCCCTGCCGACGCTGGCCCGGCAGGGATCGGCATCGCTGCGCGGCGACCTCAGGCTGTTGATCCGCGCACTGAACCGGCACCGCCGTTGTTCTGCCGTGGTCGCCCTCCTGCCGGACCTGACGTCCGTGGCACGCTCCGCCGGCGGCGTGGCCCCGAGCATCCACAGGCCCTCCGGTACACCGACGCTGAAGGAGAAGTAGCTGTTCATGGCCGAGCAGAGATATTTGATCTTCATCAGCTATCGCGGTTCCGATCAGAACTGGGCTACCGAGTTCGTCTACGCACGGATGACCGAGGCGTTCGGCGCCGACACGGTGTTCAAGGCAGGGAACGCACTTCGCGCAGGCGAGAGCTATCCACCCGTCCTGCGGCGCCAGGCGGTGGCCTGTCCGGTGATGCTCGTCTGCATCGGGCCTGGTTGGCTCGATGCTGGCACGCCTGACGCCGGCCGGCGCCTGGACTCGCCGGACGACTGGGTGCGCCTGGAGATCACCCTCTCGCTCCACGCCGGGAACCACGTGGTGCCATTGCTGATCGGCAACCACGATGAGGTGCGAATCCCGACGAAGGACCAGATACCGGAAGACCTCAGAGATCTGATCGACCGCCAGGCCCACCGGCTCACGCCAGGAGCAGGTCTCGACGTCACCGTGCCGATGCTCGTCGAGCGGCTGGTTGAGCTCGTGCCGGAACTGGGCGAACGTCGTACCGGCGCCGCCGCGCGGCGAGATGCGACCACGCCGACACCCGCGCCCGCTCCCGCACCCGCGCCCGCGCCCGCGCCCGGAAACGCCACTCCCGTTTCGCTGAGTTCGGCGCTCGACGCCGCCGGTCGACCCGATCTCTGGTGACACTCCACGCAGAACACCTGCCCGTCTGGTGACCGGCCGCTCTGGAGCCGGGAGGACCACGTCACCCCATGGCGCATGGAATCGATCGGATCGCGTCCGGACAAACCAGACCTGCCCGGTGGGAGGAGACACGCATGGCCGACGACGAAACTCATCGGCTCCCCGACGATCTGCGGTCGTTTCTCGATAACGATTCGAGTGTCGACGACCGGGAATCGGGCCTTGCCCACCGGGCCTTCTTCGTCGAGGAGCAGGTTCTCGGCAGGAACACATCGCGATTCGTCGCCGAAGGCGGCGTGCAGTTCAACAGCGTGCAGGTCTACGCATTGACTCCGGAGAACCTCCCGCCGATGGCGAGCCTGCGTCGTGGGCTCGCCGATCGACAGCTGGAACTGCTGAAGTTCCGGTTCACGATCGATCTGCTGCCGCCCGGTCGCAGTTACGTGTCGATCAGCGTCCGCATCACCGTCCAGTCGCCGGTGACCGTGCTGATGCTGCAGCCGCATCTGGACACGGCCGACACCGACCTGGAAAAGACGTCGAACTCCGAAGCGGCCCTCGAGGTGGCGCGTCTGGTTCAGGTTCACCTCACCAGGTCGCACGGCAACACAGCTCGGCGAACCGAGCACCTTCCGGTCACGACCGCCCTTGATCTGGGCCCCAGAGGTTTCGGCTGGACCTTCGAGGCGCGTGAGGGCGCGCCCCTGTTCTCCCGGACGGTCCTCACCCACGCGATGATCGAGGTGTCGCGCGGCACACCCAGCCTGTCCGGGCTGTTCGATGCCGAGGCGCTCATCATCCGCCGGGTGCTGAACACCTCCATCAGACGGCCCGCGAAGCCGGCCAACTCGGCGGCCCCGTTCTCCGTCGATCTCACGGCCGCGCCTTATCAGAGCCGGCCCTGATCGTGCCGAGCCCCGCCTCGATGCCACCACCTGACCCGTCCTCCGGGAGGCGAATCCCATGAGCGTCGTTCGCCAGGTTTCCGCGGTCGTGGCACTGTTGCGAGCCCGGCGCCTGGTGCGAGCCGGCAACCCCGACAGAGTGCTGGACCTGGCCGCGTCCGCTGTCGGCCTGACCAGGGACGATTTCGCGTCGCCGGACCGGCTGGGCACGAAGCTCCGGTCCTACCTCGATGGCCTGCCGAACCTGCTGGCGGCGAGCTACGTCCTGATGCTGGCCGGTGCACTCGGGATGGTCCGCAGGAATCTCGACGGCCTGCACGTGTTCGAGATATTCCTGGACGTCGTTCCAGGCGACTACGCGGATACCGATGCGTTACGGCAGAAGCTCCGACGGCGCTGCAGTGGGCTCCCGGCTGAGGTCGAGATGCTCATCGTCCTCGGTCTGGCCGGCAGCCTGGGCGTTCTGGGCCGGGATTCGGAGGCCGTCGCGCTGATCCGGGCCGATCTCGCTCTCGACCCCCTCGCTCCCGACCCCCTCGCCCTCGACCCCCTCGCTCTCGACCCCCTCGGACCGGACCGGAGCGGACCGGCCCTCCCTCACGACCTCGACGCCAGGCTCGAGCGGCGGCTGGCCGGGATTTCGCCCGACGCGGTCGCGGCCTACCTCACCATGCTGGTTCCGTATCTGGACAGCCTGGGAGCAGGGGCCCACGGTGCCGCGATCCTCGAAGCCCGGCTGGGCCTGAAGCCGGACGACTACCAGTCCCCGCGGCGCCTGGGAGCCCGGCTCGACCCGCTGCTGCACTCCCTGACCACCCGCGAAGCGCCGACCTTCCTGCTGCTGTCGCTGACGATGCTGCTCGGCGAAGCCGATCAGGCGGCGAAGGCTCTCGCACTGGTCGAGTGGTATGTCGGCGCCAACCCCGCCGACTACCGCGACCCGGACGAGCTTGGCCGCAAGTGGCGGGCCTTCTGCGACGCGAACTACCCGGATCTGGGCCCGACGCTCTGGCGGGTCTGGACTGACCTGCTGGTCGAGACCGAGCGGCCGGACGACGTGCTGGCGGTCATCGAGGCGGACACCGGCCTGAGACTGGCCGACCTGAGTACCAGCGAGAGGTTCGGCCCCCGGTTGACACAGCGGTTGCGCCGGGCCCAGGGAGACACGGCGGCGGCCTACCTCGTCTCGCTCACCTTCCAGCTGAACAGTCTCGGCTACGCCGAGCAGGCGGGCCTGATCATCGACTGGTACCTGCGGGGATATCAGAACCTGTGGCAGGTCCCGGACGACGGTGATCCCGGCGTCACCCATGTGATCCCGCTCGTCAGGCTCTGGCTCGAGCTGCGATCAGCGAGCGAGCCGGACTTCGCCTGGCAGCTGTCCGGGCAGGCGGTGGCTTACCTTCGCCGGAGCCTGCTGCTCGGCGATCTCAAGCTGGCCGACCGGCGGGAGTTCATCGGGTATCTGGAAGGGCTGCGGGGCCAGATCAGGTCGGTCGGCTACTCCTGGACGACGCCGAGCGCCGCCGCCCGCCCTGACCCGG encodes:
- a CDS encoding DUF4407 domain-containing protein — its product is MTESPPGGAMPPGGDDDLPPPKWPTRALLWCAGADPAALVTPELRTRYAGYGLMLLMVGAVAAAVCLAFLSTVLAFHLWLLPVSLGWGTFVFLLDRMIVSEVKRTGGGFSALWRRIVRYGLRLAIALGMAYLVAEAMLMLVFAPEIKRELVSVVELHLDEARVHKRDLEVEKIDKEITALNRPVADAKKRMEDAFQTWKDQNDKLTTADHNTPPGDKAAADWAVYDAAKDVYEPLNGSLVAAQTRKAEALKPENLPTLTQAEADAIRDDRGFTAREVALRRVLAAHPEVRQWPWVLRGVLLGADLLPLLTKLVTRRSTYDEIVERREARASWRDVEEDKERRYRDGLTRDLRHAWARVSVAMGRDRLALWLRGDSPEFSSRWIRSNGSNGSNGSNHPGGNGSNPSAGASSFGSGHSASNGQKANAGGGTPPPPPPPQ
- a CDS encoding helix-turn-helix transcriptional regulator codes for the protein MLISVSQPDLEWSTPLGGELRARREAAGLSLQGLAVRSGYSRSYLSRVETSRRAATPAVTRTYTELVPAGPAPTPRHASQSPPGRAAGPELGVTWFGSEVRRLRMATGKSLTALGSEVYLSRSHLSKIEQGDRRASYPLARSLDTALAAQGRLTRLYLEECARTVPVAPDTDILTRSGRDRVEAGDPDPAERAAAAAERLETLRTRSHQVGPYSVLHDLGAGVIDLHAAAGDGRGAASPVWAVLLRYAELLGWTAQETGHDATALRWTRTVADWARALGDADALGYALIRQSQVARRRGDAEAAVGLARRAGALPGISPRVMLFATQREAQACALARDDAAFHQALDRYYALVDMPSLDAPALDPATRWGPAPDPLFERSQLFEATCLVDLADFRTAAALFDRGMATLGPLRSGYARLAVRQAIAYAHLGEPDHASDVMHGALPTLARQGSASLRGDLRLLIRALNRHRRCSAVVALLPDLTSVARSAGGVAPSIHRPSGTPTLKEK
- a CDS encoding TIR domain-containing protein, which gives rise to MAEQRYLIFISYRGSDQNWATEFVYARMTEAFGADTVFKAGNALRAGESYPPVLRRQAVACPVMLVCIGPGWLDAGTPDAGRRLDSPDDWVRLEITLSLHAGNHVVPLLIGNHDEVRIPTKDQIPEDLRDLIDRQAHRLTPGAGLDVTVPMLVERLVELVPELGERRTGAAARRDATTPTPAPAPAPAPAPAPGNATPVSLSSALDAAGRPDLW